The sequence below is a genomic window from Nostoc flagelliforme CCNUN1.
AAGAAGAGTATTCTTCTAAGGTTTCTGGGCCACGAACGGCATGATAGATACCGCCAAAGCCAAGGACGGCTGAGGAAATTAAGTGGAGTACACCGACAACAAAGTAGGGGAAGGTGTCGATAACTTCACCACCAGCACCAACACCCCAACCCTGACTGGCGAGGTGAGGTAACAGGATCAAGCCCTGCTCGTACATCGGCTTTTCGGGAACGAAGTGAGCGACTTCAAACAAAGTCATCGCTCCAGCCCAGAATACAATCAAACCAGAGTGGGCAACGTGAGCACCCAGTAGTTTGCCAGATAGATTGATTAAACGCGCATTACCAGACCACCAGGCAAAGCCAGTAGATTCTTGGTCGCGTCCAGTGCCGCCTAATATATTTGGTCTATTAGAGAGCGTTACCACGTGGTAATACCTCCTCAGGGAATACAAATTGTTCGTGGGGTTGATCTTGAGGAGCCATCCAAGCGCGGATACCCTCGTTGAGCAAAATGTTTTTGGTATAGAAGGTTTCAAACTCCGGGTCTTCCGCCGCCCGCAATTCTTGGGAGACGAAATCATAAGCCCGCAGGTTGAGTGCCAAACCGACGATGCCGACGGCGCTCATCCACAAACCTGTGACTGGCACGAACAACATGAAGAAGTGCAACCAGCGTTTGTTTGAGAAGGCAATACCGAAAATCTGTGACCAGAAACGGTTTGCCGTCACCATTGAGTAGGTTTCTTCAGACTGGGTTGGATTGAAGGCGCGGAAGGTGTTAGCACCATCACCGTCTTCAAACAAGGTATTTTCGACTGTAGCACCGTGAATGGCACACAACAAAGCACCACCCAATACACCCGCAACACCCATCATGTGGAAGGGGTTGAGTGTCCAGTTGTGGAACCCTTGCAAGAATAGTAGGAACCGGAAAATAGCGGCCACACCAAAACTGGGTGCAAAGAACCAGCTTGATTGTCCCAAG
It includes:
- the psbD gene encoding photosystem II D2 protein (photosystem q(a) protein), producing the protein MTIAVGRAPSRGWFDVLDDWLKRDRFVFVGWSGILLFPCAFLALGGWLTGTTFVTSWYTHGLASSYLEGCNFLTVAVSTPADSMGHSLLLLWGPEAQGNLTRWFQLGGLWPFVALHGAFGLIGFMLRQFEIARLVGIRPYNALAFSAPIAVFVSVFLMYPLGQSSWFFAPSFGVAAIFRFLLFLQGFHNWTLNPFHMMGVAGVLGGALLCAIHGATVENTLFEDGDGANTFRAFNPTQSEETYSMVTANRFWSQIFGIAFSNKRWLHFFMLFVPVTGLWMSAVGIVGLALNLRAYDFVSQELRAAEDPEFETFYTKNILLNEGIRAWMAPQDQPHEQFVFPEEVLPRGNAL